In the Angustibacter sp. Root456 genome, GATGACGTACACCTCGGAGTCGTAGCGGCCGGCAAGCCACAGCTGCGTGCCGTCGGCGGTCACGCCACCCATGTCGGGCGACGCTCCCTTCGACAGCGGCCACGTCTTCAGCACCCGCGCCCCGGTGGCGTCGAGCACGCTCACTGACCCGGCGTCGCGGTTGCTGACGAAGATCCGGGTCGCGTCGCGGCTGGGGTAGATGCCGTGCGCACCCTTACCGGTGTGCAGAAATCCGCTGAGCCGCAACGACTTCGCGTCGACCTTCCAGACGCCGTTGCGCATCATGTCCGCCACCAGGAAGGTGCGGCCGTCGTCGGTGAGGCGCACGTCCTGGGGCATCGAGGACGCACCCGGGCGGATCCCGGCCATGGGACCACCCATGTGCTTGGCCATCTTCGGGTCGGTGGCTCCGGGGGTCTTCGTCTTGTTGAGGTCGATGACCCGCGCCACCTTGGTGAAGGTCGTCGGGATCACGAGCAGCTTGCCGCTGAACTCGCAGCTGGCCACCATCACCGACCCGTCGGCGGTGTAGTCGGCGTGGTTGACGCCGTAGCAGGGCACCGGCATCGAGCGCTGCAGCTTCATCGTGTGCGGGTCGCGGACGTCGATGCGCCGCAGCCGCTCGGCCATCACCAGCGCGTGCTTGCCGTCAGGGGTGAAGTACAGGTTGTAGGGGTCGGCCACGGGCACGGGGCGTCCGACCTTGCCGGTGCGGGCGTCGATGGGCACGAGGTCGTTGCCCTTGTCGTCGTTGACCCAGAGCGTCTTGAGGTCCCACGACGGCACGACGTGCTGCGGCTCACGCCCCACCGGGAAGCTGCGAATCACCCGGTAGGTCGTCGGGTCGATGACGTCGACGCGGTTCGACAGCGTGTCGGGCACGTAGATCTGCGGCTTCGCACCCACGGCGGCGCCCGTTAGCTGGTTCTTCCCCGTGTGGGAGTAGACGTGCAGCGCGGATGCCGAGCCGGTGCCGGTCGCCGTCGACGAGGCGGTCGCCGACGACGACGGCCCGGCCGAAGCGGCGCTGGAGGGGGCGCTCGAGCTGGTCGGGCTGGCGCCGGAGCAGGCCGCGAGGGCTGTGGGCAGCGCCAGGGCAGCAACGATCACGGGAAGGCGGCGACGCATCGTCATGCCCCCACGAGACCGGAGACGGTGACCGCGCGCAACTCCTTGCGGTGGAGCAGCTCGAAGACGCGAGGCAGAGCCGCCACCGTGCCGGCGTGTCCGAGGTGCAGGCTGACGATCGACCCTGCGCGCACGGTCTTCTCCAGGCGCGACACCACCACGTCGCTGCCTGGATCCTGGTAGTCACGGGGGTCGACGTCGTAGGCGAGGCAGCGCTCGTAGCCCGCCGCCAGGGCAGCGGCGCGGATCGTCGGGGTGCTCGAGGGCGTGCCGCTCGGGCGGAACCACCGGCCGCGCGACCCGGTGAGCCGGTGCAGCACGTCCGCACCGCGCTGCACCTCGCTGCGCGCCTTGGACGCCGACAGCCGGCGCATCGGCAGGTGAGCCCAGGTGTGGTTGCCGAGCTCGTGGCCGCCGTCCAGGATCGCTTTCGCGAGCGAGGGGTTGGCGTCCAGCCAGGAGCCGACCGCCAGCACGGTGAGGTGGGCGCCGGCCGATCGGGCCTCGGCGAGCACCTGGCGCGTGAGTCGCGGGTCGCCGGCGCCGTGGAACGTCAGGGCGACCGCCGCGGTCGTGCGGGGCCCGTGCACGAGGTCGGAGTGGTCGACCGGCGTGGCCTTGGCGGTCGGTGTTGGTGACGGCGTGGGGGACGACGGTGCCGGGGCCCCGCCGGGATCACTCGACGCGGCCCCGGACCGCTCGGGCGGGGCGG is a window encoding:
- a CDS encoding YncE family protein, whose translation is MTMRRRLPVIVAALALPTALAACSGASPTSSSAPSSAASAGPSSSATASSTATGTGSASALHVYSHTGKNQLTGAAVGAKPQIYVPDTLSNRVDVIDPTTYRVIRSFPVGREPQHVVPSWDLKTLWVNDDKGNDLVPIDARTGKVGRPVPVADPYNLYFTPDGKHALVMAERLRRIDVRDPHTMKLQRSMPVPCYGVNHADYTADGSVMVASCEFSGKLLVIPTTFTKVARVIDLNKTKTPGATDPKMAKHMGGPMAGIRPGASSMPQDVRLTDDGRTFLVADMMRNGVWKVDAKSLRLSGFLHTGKGAHGIYPSRDATRIFVSNRDAGSVSVLDATGARVLKTWPLSKGASPDMGGVTADGTQLWLAGRYDSEVYVIDTATGKLLHRIKVGNGPHGLAVWPQPGRFSLGHTGNMR
- a CDS encoding polysaccharide deacetylase family protein, whose protein sequence is MPTSRRGFLVGAAVAGLGAEALAACTEPSAPPERSGAASSDPGGAPAPSSPTPSPTPTAKATPVDHSDLVHGPRTTAAVALTFHGAGDPRLTRQVLAEARSAGAHLTVLAVGSWLDANPSLAKAILDGGHELGNHTWAHLPMRRLSASKARSEVQRGADVLHRLTGSRGRWFRPSGTPSSTPTIRAAALAAGYERCLAYDVDPRDYQDPGSDVVVSRLEKTVRAGSIVSLHLGHAGTVAALPRVFELLHRKELRAVTVSGLVGA